The Streptomyces camelliae genome window below encodes:
- a CDS encoding MFS transporter, giving the protein MNTAWYPAGRERRVGGVTTTTPPTTKAAPRALTPLGLFTLLLGTALPMIDFFIVNVALPTIEHDLHAPPATLEMVVAGYAVAYAVLLVLGGRLGDGFGRRRLFLWGVAGFGLTSLACGLAPGAWWLVAARVAQGAASAALLPQVLATLHATTSGERRARAVALYGSVGGVSVVLGQVLGGVLVAADLAGTGWRAVFLVNVPVALAALVCAVRVVPDSLAERPARGDLAGTALLAATLTALLLPLTEGRATGWPLWSVLLLASAPVLAAVFHGVERRAERDGGSPLLPPSLLASAEVRRGLLLGLPVFTGFAGWMFVSAVTLQQGLGYGALRAGLTLVPMGVAQFAASMLAPRVVRRFGGRTVTLAAVVHIAGLATVTATALLGRWPHLSPPVLAPGLVLCGLGQGLQLPLYYRILLAAIPARLAGTGSGLAATLQQSCLAVGVATLGSLFLSLAPGLGMREALAVVLAVQAAGLLGLGWLGLRLPRVPG; this is encoded by the coding sequence ATGAACACCGCCTGGTACCCGGCTGGGCGCGAGCGCAGAGTCGGGGGCGTGACCACGACGACTCCACCCACCACGAAGGCGGCGCCCCGCGCGCTCACGCCGCTGGGTCTGTTCACCCTGCTGCTCGGGACCGCGCTGCCGATGATCGACTTCTTCATCGTCAACGTCGCCCTGCCGACGATCGAGCACGATCTGCACGCTCCGCCGGCCACCCTGGAGATGGTGGTGGCCGGGTACGCGGTCGCGTACGCGGTGCTGCTCGTCCTCGGCGGCCGGCTCGGGGACGGCTTCGGCCGGCGGCGGCTGTTCCTGTGGGGGGTGGCCGGGTTCGGGCTGACCTCGCTGGCCTGCGGGCTCGCGCCGGGCGCGTGGTGGCTGGTGGCGGCGCGGGTGGCGCAGGGTGCCGCGTCGGCGGCGCTGCTGCCGCAGGTGCTGGCCACGTTGCACGCGACGACGTCCGGCGAGCGGCGGGCCCGCGCGGTCGCTCTGTACGGCTCGGTCGGCGGGGTGTCCGTCGTGCTCGGGCAGGTGCTCGGCGGGGTGCTGGTGGCGGCCGATCTCGCGGGCACGGGCTGGCGGGCGGTGTTCCTCGTGAACGTGCCGGTGGCGCTCGCGGCGCTGGTCTGTGCGGTGCGGGTGGTGCCGGACAGCCTGGCGGAGCGGCCGGCGCGCGGCGATCTCGCCGGTACGGCGCTGCTGGCGGCGACGCTGACGGCGCTGCTGCTGCCGCTGACCGAGGGCCGGGCGACGGGCTGGCCGCTGTGGTCGGTGCTGCTGCTGGCCTCGGCACCGGTGCTCGCGGCCGTCTTCCACGGCGTGGAGCGGCGGGCCGAACGGGACGGAGGGAGCCCTTTGCTTCCGCCGTCCCTGCTGGCCTCCGCGGAGGTGCGCCGGGGGCTTCTGCTGGGGCTGCCGGTGTTCACCGGCTTCGCGGGCTGGATGTTCGTGAGTGCGGTGACCCTCCAACAGGGCCTGGGATACGGGGCGTTGAGGGCGGGGCTGACGCTGGTGCCGATGGGGGTGGCGCAGTTCGCCGCGTCGATGCTGGCGCCCCGGGTGGTACGGCGGTTCGGCGGGCGGACGGTGACGCTGGCGGCGGTGGTGCACATCGCGGGGCTGGCGACCGTGACGGCGACCGCGCTGCTGGGGCGCTGGCCGCACCTGAGCCCGCCGGTCCTCGCCCCCGGCCTGGTCCTGTGCGGTCTCGGCCAGGGCCTCCAGCTCCCCCTCTACTACCGGATCCTGCTGGCCGCGATTCCGGCGCGGCTGGCCGGTACGGGCAGCGGGCTGGCGGCCACGCTCCAGCAGTCGTGCCTGGCGGTCGGGGTCGCGACGCTCGGCTCGCTGTTCCTGTCCCTCGCTCCCGGTCTGGGCATGCGGGAGGCGCTGGCGGTGGTGCTGGCGGTGCAGGCGGCGGGGTTGCTGGGGCTGGGGTGGCTCGGTCTGCGGCTGCCCCGGGTACCGGGGTGA
- a CDS encoding helix-turn-helix transcriptional regulator — protein MTIAAPEHLREQRPREQHIRRQELAAFLRSRRERVTPEQVGLPRGPRRRTPGLRREEVAQLSAVGVTWYTWIEQARAAHVSAQVLDAVARALLMDPTERAHLFALAGTADPRTEAECTVAATSAIKVVERLAPYPAALQNARYDILHANRPFAQLFGDPAELPRADRNCLWLLTTSERWKRDFLDRDEMLRDLIAKYRAAMAEHVAEPVWTEQLDRLLGASAEFRALWERHEVAPMSPHVKRYLHPVVGLIRLEHRNMWLAPQAPAQRVVAYVPADEDSEERLERLAEAAAE, from the coding sequence ATGACCATCGCAGCGCCGGAACACCTCAGGGAGCAGCGGCCCAGGGAGCAGCACATACGGCGCCAGGAGCTGGCCGCCTTCCTGCGCAGCCGCCGTGAGCGGGTCACCCCGGAACAGGTCGGCCTGCCGCGCGGCCCGCGCCGCCGCACCCCGGGACTGCGCCGGGAGGAGGTCGCCCAGCTCTCCGCGGTCGGCGTGACCTGGTACACGTGGATCGAGCAGGCCCGCGCCGCCCATGTCTCCGCGCAGGTGCTGGACGCCGTCGCCCGCGCGCTGCTGATGGACCCCACCGAGCGCGCCCACCTCTTCGCCCTCGCCGGGACCGCCGACCCGCGCACCGAGGCCGAGTGCACGGTCGCCGCCACGTCGGCGATCAAGGTGGTCGAGCGGCTGGCGCCCTACCCGGCCGCCCTGCAGAACGCCCGCTACGACATCCTCCACGCCAACCGCCCCTTCGCCCAGCTCTTCGGCGACCCCGCCGAGCTGCCCCGGGCCGACCGGAACTGCCTGTGGCTGCTGACCACCAGCGAGCGCTGGAAGCGGGACTTCCTCGACCGGGACGAGATGCTGCGCGACCTGATCGCGAAATACCGGGCCGCCATGGCCGAGCACGTGGCCGAGCCGGTGTGGACGGAGCAGCTGGACCGGCTGCTGGGGGCGTCCGCGGAGTTCCGCGCGCTGTGGGAGCGGCACGAGGTCGCGCCGATGTCCCCGCACGTCAAGCGCTATCTGCACCCGGTGGTCGGGCTGATCCGGCTGGAGCACCGGAACATGTGGCTGGCCCCGCAGGCACCCGCCCAGCGGGTGGTGGCGTACGTCCCCGCCGACGAGGACAGCGAGGAGCGGCTGGAGCGGCTGGCCGAGGCGGCGGCGGAGTGA
- the dusB gene encoding tRNA dihydrouridine synthase DusB produces the protein MSHPLSIGPHAVTPPVVLAPMAGITNAPFRTLCREFSGGKGLFVSEMITTRALVERNEKTMQLIRFDASEQPRSIQLYGVDPATVGKAVRMIAEEDLADHIDLNFGCPVPKVTRKGGGSALPYKRNLLRAILREAVSGAGDLPVTMKMRKGIDDDHITYLDAGRIAVEEGVTAIALHGRTAAQHYGGTADWEAIARLKEHVPEIPVLGNGDIWSAGDALRMVRETGCDGVVVGRGCLGRPWLFADLVAAFEGRPHDAARPTLREVADVMVRHATLLGEWLGDESKGVVDFRKHVAWYLKGFAVGSEMRKRLAITSSLEELRAGLDELDLDQAWPLGADGPRGRTSGNNRVVLPDGWLKDPYDCAGVSEDAELDTSGG, from the coding sequence ATGTCCCACCCGCTCTCCATCGGCCCGCACGCCGTGACGCCGCCGGTCGTGCTCGCACCCATGGCGGGCATCACCAACGCGCCCTTCCGCACGCTGTGCAGGGAGTTCTCCGGCGGCAAGGGATTGTTCGTCAGCGAGATGATCACGACCCGGGCGCTGGTCGAGCGCAACGAGAAGACCATGCAGCTGATCAGGTTCGACGCGAGCGAGCAGCCGCGCTCGATCCAGCTGTACGGCGTCGACCCGGCCACCGTCGGCAAGGCCGTCCGCATGATCGCGGAGGAGGACCTGGCCGACCACATCGACCTGAACTTCGGCTGCCCGGTCCCGAAGGTGACCCGCAAGGGCGGCGGCTCGGCCCTGCCGTACAAGCGCAACCTGCTGCGGGCGATTCTCCGGGAGGCAGTGAGCGGCGCCGGTGACCTGCCGGTGACGATGAAGATGCGCAAGGGCATCGACGACGACCACATCACCTACCTCGACGCCGGCCGCATCGCCGTCGAGGAGGGGGTGACGGCCATCGCCCTGCACGGCCGTACGGCCGCCCAGCACTACGGCGGCACGGCGGACTGGGAGGCCATCGCCCGCCTCAAGGAGCACGTCCCGGAGATCCCCGTCCTCGGCAACGGCGACATCTGGTCGGCCGGGGACGCGCTGCGGATGGTCCGCGAGACCGGCTGCGACGGAGTGGTCGTGGGGCGCGGCTGCCTGGGGCGGCCGTGGCTGTTCGCGGACCTGGTGGCGGCGTTCGAGGGGCGTCCGCACGATGCGGCCCGTCCGACTCTCCGCGAGGTGGCCGACGTCATGGTCCGGCACGCGACCCTGCTCGGGGAGTGGCTCGGGGACGAGTCCAAGGGCGTGGTCGACTTCCGCAAGCACGTCGCCTGGTATCTGAAGGGGTTCGCGGTCGGCTCCGAGATGCGTAAGCGACTCGCGATCACGTCCTCGCTGGAAGAACTGCGGGCCGGGCTGGACGAGCTGGACCTCGACCAGGCCTGGCCGCTCGGCGCCGACGGTCCGCGTGGCCGTACGTCCGGCAACAACCGGGTGGTGCTGCCGGACGGCTGGCTGAAGGACCCGTACGACTGCGCGGGCGTGAGCGAGGACGCCGAACTCGACACCTCCGGCGGCTGA
- a CDS encoding CDP-alcohol phosphatidyltransferase, with protein sequence MSTRQAASTVEGGEEESPTPVLASLPSFPRSLPRPWAMASAWTRRWRVAHPTAAQALSVTVTVLAAVLVVAALVMPNSMAQLHPRRFLRIPAEAVIGAAVLIALPRRPRVALAVVSGVALAAMTVLNLLDAGFNQYLGRGFNVVLDWSLFGDAESYLEDSYGRTATLVAVAGVIVLVLSVFVVLALSMVRLSNLLARHPATATRGTLVAGVAWITCSSLGLQLSGVPLAADSTANALKDQAHRISDTLKDEAEFRKVARVDAFGNTPGSQLVPDLRGKDMVFTFIESYGRSAVEDPIMGPGVDATLDARTQALAKAGFHAKSGWLTSATYGGSSWLGHSTTMSGLWISNQQRYRTVMASDHMSLTDAFKKTGAFDTVGVMPGVQKAWPEQKWYGLDKVYNAFQLGYKGPKFSWSTMPDQYTLQQFQNRVHSKQPADGKSRMSLLILTSSHTPWAPIPKMVGWDQLGDGSVFNGIEKAGHPSSYTLTDDTHTKEEYGKSVQYTVTALTEWLERYGTKDTVLVFLGDHQPNAHASGNHASRDVPISIVAKDPTVLDKIASWGWTDGLRPAHTAPVWKMSAFRDRFLTAFGSTPHPKKN encoded by the coding sequence ATGAGTACGCGGCAGGCGGCGAGCACGGTCGAGGGCGGCGAGGAGGAGAGTCCCACGCCCGTGCTCGCGTCCCTCCCGTCCTTCCCCAGATCCCTTCCCCGGCCCTGGGCCATGGCGTCCGCGTGGACCCGGCGATGGCGGGTGGCGCATCCGACCGCCGCGCAGGCGCTGTCCGTCACCGTCACCGTGCTCGCCGCCGTGCTCGTCGTCGCCGCACTGGTGATGCCCAACTCCATGGCCCAGCTGCACCCTCGAAGGTTTCTGCGGATACCCGCGGAGGCCGTGATCGGGGCCGCCGTGCTGATCGCGCTGCCACGGCGGCCGCGGGTGGCGCTGGCCGTGGTGTCCGGGGTGGCGCTGGCCGCGATGACCGTGCTGAACCTGCTCGACGCGGGGTTCAACCAGTACCTCGGCCGCGGCTTCAACGTCGTGCTCGACTGGAGCCTGTTCGGCGACGCGGAGTCGTATCTGGAGGACTCCTACGGCCGTACGGCCACCCTCGTCGCCGTGGCCGGTGTCATCGTCCTCGTGCTGTCGGTCTTCGTGGTGCTGGCGCTGTCCATGGTCCGGCTGAGCAATCTGCTCGCCCGGCACCCCGCCACGGCGACCCGGGGCACGCTGGTCGCCGGGGTCGCCTGGATCACCTGCTCCTCGCTCGGCCTCCAGCTGTCCGGCGTGCCGCTCGCCGCCGACAGCACCGCGAACGCCCTGAAGGACCAGGCCCACCGGATCTCCGACACGCTCAAGGACGAGGCGGAGTTCCGGAAGGTGGCCAGGGTCGACGCCTTCGGGAACACGCCGGGCAGCCAGCTGGTCCCGGATCTGCGGGGCAAGGACATGGTCTTCACGTTCATCGAGAGCTACGGCCGTAGCGCCGTCGAGGACCCGATCATGGGGCCCGGTGTCGACGCCACCCTCGACGCCCGCACCCAGGCGCTGGCCAAGGCCGGCTTCCACGCCAAGAGCGGCTGGCTGACCTCGGCGACCTACGGCGGCAGCAGCTGGCTCGGGCACTCCACCACCATGTCGGGCCTGTGGATCAGCAACCAGCAGCGCTACCGCACGGTCATGGCGAGCGACCACATGAGCCTGACCGACGCGTTCAAGAAGACCGGCGCCTTCGACACGGTCGGGGTCATGCCGGGTGTGCAGAAGGCGTGGCCGGAGCAGAAGTGGTACGGCCTCGACAAGGTCTACAACGCCTTCCAACTCGGCTACAAGGGACCGAAGTTCAGCTGGTCGACCATGCCGGACCAGTACACCCTCCAGCAGTTCCAGAACCGGGTGCACAGCAAGCAGCCCGCCGACGGCAAGTCACGGATGTCGTTGCTCATCCTGACCTCCAGCCACACGCCCTGGGCGCCGATCCCGAAGATGGTCGGCTGGGACCAGCTGGGCGACGGCTCCGTCTTCAACGGCATAGAGAAGGCGGGCCACCCGTCCTCCTACACCCTCACCGACGACACGCACACCAAGGAGGAGTACGGCAAGTCCGTCCAGTACACGGTGACGGCGCTGACCGAGTGGCTGGAGCGGTACGGCACGAAGGACACCGTGCTGGTCTTCCTCGGCGACCACCAGCCGAACGCCCACGCCAGCGGCAACCATGCCAGCCGTGACGTACCGATCTCGATCGTCGCCAAGGACCCCACGGTGCTGGACAAGATCGCGAGCTGGGGCTGGACCGACGGCCTGCGCCCCGCGCACACGGCACCGGTCTGGAAGATGAGCGCGTTCCGCGACCGCTTCCTGACGGCGTTCGGCTCGACGCCGCATCCGAAGAAGAACTGA
- a CDS encoding amylo-alpha-1,6-glucosidase, producing MTDRHHLLVHGATFAAVGDRGDISGVRGSGAPDGLFVRDARHLSRWQLTLDGAVPEVLTPVTDADAARCVLVPRGGRREPPAHTVFREQAVGDSSFTESLRVTSNRPVPTTIRLAITVDADFTDQFELRSDHRTYVKPGAVRSRQILDDGIEFTYRRAEWHSRTSITADPAPDAVEETGTGARRLVWALDLAAHGTTELVLRVIARPHGEKRALRVPRDPAAVHEQRAALEAEFMEGVAFPAGWPELSAACARGLADLAVLQVPATGPDGEELRVPAAGAPWFLTLLGRDALLTSLFALPYRPRPAAATLLALAATQATGSGPSPVAQPGKIVHEVRHGELAHFGQVPFGRYYGSVDATPLFLILLGAYVEQTGDTALARRLETHARAAVGWMLDHGGLTSRGYLVYRADEGGLANQNWKDSPGAICSADGTRPTGAVMAAGAQGYAYDALRRTAWVARTVWADETYAALLEQAAADLRDRFQRDFWMPEQSFPALALDGHGQRVDALASDAGHLLWSGLLDKEYGEVVGRRLLEPDFFSGWGVRTVASGQSAYHPLSYHRGSVWPHDNALITLGLARYGLHDEARVVAHALVDAATMGGHRLPEVLAGYGRDTHPEPVPYPHACVRESRSAAAPLALLTAVGGV from the coding sequence ATGACGGACCGGCATCATCTGCTCGTGCACGGGGCGACGTTCGCCGCCGTGGGCGACCGGGGCGACATCAGCGGGGTCCGGGGCAGCGGCGCCCCGGACGGGTTGTTCGTCCGGGACGCCCGGCACCTCAGCCGCTGGCAGCTCACCCTCGACGGCGCCGTGCCCGAGGTGCTCACCCCGGTCACCGACGCGGACGCGGCCCGCTGCGTACTGGTCCCGCGCGGCGGCCGGCGGGAGCCCCCGGCGCACACCGTCTTCCGGGAACAGGCCGTCGGGGACAGCTCGTTCACAGAGTCCCTGCGGGTCACCAGCAACCGCCCGGTGCCGACCACCATCCGGCTCGCCATCACCGTGGACGCCGACTTCACCGACCAGTTCGAGCTGCGCTCCGACCACCGCACCTACGTCAAGCCCGGCGCCGTACGCTCCCGCCAGATCCTGGACGACGGCATCGAGTTCACCTACCGGCGTGCCGAATGGCACTCCCGTACGTCGATCACGGCCGACCCGGCGCCCGACGCCGTGGAGGAGACCGGCACCGGTGCCCGCCGCCTGGTGTGGGCCCTCGACCTCGCGGCGCACGGCACGACCGAGCTGGTGCTGCGCGTGATCGCCCGCCCGCACGGCGAGAAGCGGGCCCTGCGGGTGCCCCGCGACCCGGCCGCCGTACATGAGCAACGGGCGGCGCTGGAAGCCGAGTTCATGGAGGGCGTGGCCTTCCCGGCCGGCTGGCCGGAGCTGTCCGCGGCCTGTGCGCGCGGGCTCGCGGACCTGGCCGTGCTCCAGGTGCCGGCCACCGGACCGGACGGCGAGGAGCTGCGCGTCCCGGCCGCCGGCGCCCCCTGGTTCCTGACCCTGCTCGGCCGGGACGCCCTGCTCACCTCCCTGTTCGCGCTGCCGTACCGGCCACGGCCGGCCGCCGCCACGCTCCTCGCCCTGGCCGCGACCCAGGCGACCGGCTCCGGCCCGTCCCCGGTCGCCCAGCCCGGCAAGATCGTGCACGAGGTACGGCACGGGGAGCTGGCGCACTTCGGGCAGGTGCCGTTCGGGCGGTACTACGGCTCCGTCGACGCGACCCCGCTGTTCCTGATCCTGCTCGGCGCGTACGTCGAACAGACCGGGGACACGGCCCTGGCCCGCCGTCTGGAGACGCACGCACGGGCCGCCGTCGGCTGGATGCTGGACCACGGCGGGCTGACCTCGCGCGGCTACCTCGTCTACCGCGCCGACGAGGGCGGCCTCGCCAACCAGAACTGGAAGGACTCCCCCGGCGCGATCTGCTCCGCCGACGGCACCCGGCCCACCGGCGCGGTGATGGCGGCGGGTGCGCAGGGGTACGCGTACGACGCGCTGCGCCGCACGGCGTGGGTGGCGCGGACGGTGTGGGCCGACGAGACGTACGCCGCGCTGCTGGAGCAGGCCGCCGCCGATCTGCGGGACCGTTTCCAGCGGGACTTCTGGATGCCGGAGCAGTCCTTCCCGGCCCTCGCGCTCGACGGCCACGGCCAACGGGTCGACGCGCTCGCCTCCGACGCCGGGCATCTGCTGTGGTCGGGGTTGCTGGACAAGGAGTACGGCGAGGTGGTGGGCCGACGGCTGCTGGAGCCGGACTTCTTCTCCGGCTGGGGGGTCCGCACGGTGGCCTCCGGCCAGTCGGCGTACCATCCGCTCTCCTATCACCGGGGTTCCGTCTGGCCCCATGACAACGCGCTGATCACGCTGGGGCTGGCACGGTACGGGCTGCATGACGAGGCTCGGGTGGTCGCTCATGCGCTGGTCGACGCGGCGACCATGGGCGGGCATCGGTTGCCCGAGGTGCTGGCGGGGTACGGCCGGGACACGCATCCGGAGCCGGTGCCGTATCCGCACGCCTGTGTGCGGGAGTCCCGGTCGGCTGCGGCGCCGCTTGCTCTGCTCACGGCGGTGGGTGGGGTTTAG
- a CDS encoding MGH1-like glycoside hydrolase domain-containing protein, translating to MDRTAQLTSRSTEFEIAYDPPGSSDSLHVRAARVLEANWTGRATVPSRSLYPHQWSWDSAFIAIGLRHVSPLRAQTELETLLAAQWADGRVPHIVFNPSVPLDAYFPSPDFWRSSTAGHTAGAPRTVQTSGIVQPPVHALAAWLVHHADPETSRSRGFLARVYPRLAAWHRYLLHRRDLGGGGLVSVVHPWEQGMDNSPCWDAPLARITPAPARSFRRADLDHGAAEDRPTDLDYGRYVRLAADYRNAGYADGQGEFAVEDPAFNALLIASEHALARIAEELGATGTARHARAERLTAALVERLWDPAAGMFLCRDLKGGGLIQERGVSGLVPLLLPGLPRDLVGALVRTLRGPHFSLGDRTRLAPSYDLLGEAFDPHRYWRGPAWFNTSWLLERGLRAHGELHLADALRAAVLHLADTTGFAEYVDPYTGEACGATGFGWTAALALDLHHELHQELVKGAREGVSSPATGTFDTSDKGGDRR from the coding sequence GTGGACCGCACTGCCCAGCTCACCAGCCGTTCCACGGAGTTCGAGATCGCATACGATCCCCCGGGCTCCAGCGATTCCCTGCACGTCAGGGCGGCCCGGGTGCTGGAGGCGAACTGGACGGGCCGGGCGACCGTGCCGTCCCGCAGCCTGTATCCGCACCAGTGGTCCTGGGACTCGGCGTTCATCGCCATCGGCCTGCGGCATGTCTCGCCGCTGCGGGCGCAGACCGAGCTGGAGACGCTGCTGGCCGCCCAGTGGGCCGACGGACGCGTCCCGCACATCGTCTTCAACCCCTCCGTACCGCTCGACGCCTACTTCCCGAGCCCCGACTTCTGGCGCTCCTCCACCGCCGGGCACACCGCGGGCGCCCCGCGCACCGTACAGACGTCGGGCATCGTGCAGCCACCGGTGCACGCGCTCGCGGCCTGGCTGGTGCACCACGCCGACCCCGAGACGTCCCGCTCCCGCGGCTTCCTGGCCCGGGTCTACCCGCGCCTGGCCGCCTGGCACCGCTATCTGCTGCACCGGCGCGACCTGGGCGGCGGCGGGCTGGTGTCGGTCGTCCACCCCTGGGAGCAGGGCATGGACAACAGCCCCTGCTGGGACGCCCCGCTGGCCCGGATCACCCCGGCCCCGGCCCGCTCCTTCCGCCGCGCCGACCTCGACCACGGGGCCGCGGAGGACCGGCCGACGGATCTGGACTACGGGCGGTACGTGCGGCTGGCCGCGGACTACCGGAATGCCGGATACGCCGACGGGCAGGGGGAGTTCGCGGTCGAGGACCCCGCGTTCAACGCCCTGCTCATCGCCTCCGAGCACGCGCTCGCCCGGATCGCCGAGGAACTGGGTGCGACCGGCACCGCCCGGCACGCGCGCGCGGAACGGCTCACGGCGGCGCTGGTGGAGCGGCTGTGGGACCCGGCGGCGGGCATGTTCCTGTGCCGGGACCTGAAGGGCGGGGGGCTGATCCAGGAACGGGGCGTGTCCGGGCTGGTCCCGCTCCTCCTCCCCGGCCTGCCCAGGGACCTCGTCGGGGCCCTCGTACGGACACTGCGCGGCCCCCACTTCTCGCTCGGCGACCGCACCCGGCTCGCCCCCAGCTACGACCTCCTCGGCGAGGCCTTCGACCCGCACCGGTACTGGCGCGGGCCCGCCTGGTTCAACACCAGCTGGCTGCTGGAGCGGGGCCTGCGCGCGCACGGGGAGCTGCATCTGGCCGACGCCCTGCGCGCGGCCGTACTCCACCTCGCCGACACCACCGGCTTCGCCGAGTACGTCGACCCGTACACCGGCGAGGCCTGCGGCGCGACCGGCTTCGGCTGGACCGCGGCCCTCGCCCTCGACCTGCATCACGAGCTGCACCAAGAGCTTGTCAAGGGCGCCCGCGAGGGCGTGTCCAGCCCGGCCACCGGCACGTTCGACACGAGTGACAAAGGAGGGGACCGGCGATGA
- a CDS encoding ROK family protein, with protein MTGRPGRAVRSGGQAGAGELLELVRSGRAVTRGALQQVTGLSRATVGQRLDRLFRAGWLREGAGGPVGSPLGGRPSITLEFDGSHAVVLAADLDTRHARAAVLSLTGEILAEHAGTLVVEDGPETVLAELGRWFGELLEKAGHPAAEVCGIGLAVPGPVDSETGRVVQPPMMPGWDGYDIRGRLSRAFTEHTGAPPVPVLVDNDANLMAYGEQRAGHPECRAFVLVKVSTGIGAGVVVDGSIYRGIDGGAGDIGHIRVGADALCRCGSYGCLAAVASGGAVARRLAESGVPAASGSDVRDLLAAGHPEAAALAREAGRRVGDVLATVVTLLNPGVLMIAGDLAGTPFLTGVRELLYQRALPRSTAHLDVLTSRLGERAALIGAGALVVEHLYAPERVEERLLALGV; from the coding sequence ATGACCGGACGTCCGGGAAGAGCCGTCAGGAGCGGCGGCCAGGCCGGCGCCGGGGAGCTGCTCGAACTGGTGCGCAGCGGCCGGGCGGTGACCCGGGGTGCGCTGCAGCAGGTGACCGGGCTGTCCCGGGCCACCGTCGGCCAGCGTCTGGACCGGCTCTTCCGGGCCGGCTGGCTGCGCGAGGGCGCCGGCGGCCCGGTCGGCTCGCCGCTCGGCGGCCGCCCCTCCATCACCCTGGAGTTCGACGGCTCCCACGCCGTCGTCCTCGCCGCCGACCTGGACACCCGGCACGCCCGCGCGGCCGTCCTCTCCCTGACCGGCGAGATACTCGCGGAGCATGCGGGCACGCTGGTGGTCGAGGACGGCCCGGAGACCGTACTGGCCGAACTCGGGCGCTGGTTCGGCGAGCTGCTGGAGAAGGCCGGGCATCCGGCGGCGGAGGTCTGCGGCATCGGGCTCGCGGTGCCCGGCCCGGTGGACAGCGAGACCGGCCGGGTGGTGCAGCCGCCGATGATGCCGGGCTGGGACGGCTACGACATACGGGGCCGCCTCTCCCGCGCCTTCACCGAGCACACCGGAGCCCCGCCCGTCCCCGTCCTGGTCGACAACGACGCCAACCTCATGGCGTACGGCGAACAGCGCGCCGGACACCCCGAGTGCCGGGCGTTCGTGCTGGTCAAGGTCTCGACCGGCATCGGTGCCGGGGTCGTCGTGGACGGTTCCATCTACCGGGGGATCGACGGCGGGGCCGGGGACATCGGGCACATCCGGGTCGGCGCGGACGCGCTGTGCCGGTGCGGTTCGTACGGCTGTCTCGCCGCCGTCGCGAGCGGCGGGGCCGTGGCCCGGCGGCTGGCCGAGTCCGGGGTGCCGGCGGCCTCCGGCTCGGACGTACGGGACCTGCTGGCCGCCGGGCATCCGGAGGCGGCGGCGCTGGCCCGGGAGGCGGGGCGCCGGGTCGGGGACGTGCTGGCGACGGTCGTGACCCTCCTCAACCCCGGCGTGCTGATGATCGCCGGCGATCTGGCCGGAACCCCCTTCCTCACCGGCGTGCGCGAACTGCTCTACCAGCGGGCGCTGCCCCGCTCCACGGCCCACCTGGACGTCCTCACCTCCCGGCTCGGGGAGCGGGCCGCGCTCATCGGAGCGGGGGCCCTGGTCGTGGAACACCTCTACGCGCCGGAGCGGGTGGAGGAACGCCTGCTGGCGCTGGGTGTGTGA